The genomic stretch atcacgtcaaaagagctattctgataaaagaaggcgggagttaagttttgcagttggagattttgtgtatgtcaaagtctctcctattcgaggaactcgaaggttccaagtcagaggcaagctagcacctCGGTATATTGGACCATATCAAATATTACAGAGGATTGAAGCTGTAGCCTATCGTGTTCGGCTACCTGAAGAAAtgtcagatatacacaatgtatttcatgtctcccaattgaagaaatgtcttagagtaccagaggaacaaatatcgccagacacagttgatttacaagacgacctaagatatcaagaagtgccaataaaaatactagatacagtcaccaagcaaactcgaacgacaacagtccgaatttatcgtgttcagtggagtagacacactgaagcagaagcaacatgggaaagagaagatgccctgagaaaagagtttccccatctatttaggacccagccgaatctcgaggacgagattccttttaagtggggtaggtttgtaacatcccaaaaattcacattcaaaaatcactcgcactaaaaattattttcaaaatatatttcaaaaactataaaataatttgagctctatagtatctctatctaatccatccatattttttcgcgcacaaataacagcgagtaccagcaagcttacatgcaagaaaacatagcagtgcacctacacgaatatatatctcatgcatgcatagaggacgagcatgcaccgtccattcgcatgcacctgcatgcaaggacacggtgattaggcaccgtccatttgcatgcatcgtgcatgcaaattaggcaccgaccatgcgctacagtagcatttttaatggcacgcagctgagcgctttggcctataaaaagccagcctcgggtgctcactctcaccacccgagaagcaCGTTCattcactcgctctcacttcgcgtataccgtatacggccatacgcacaagccgagctcgactgtcgtcgcaagacgagatgagcagctcatgagcatctccttgctcttctctgtttttctgtagtattttcctgtatttttcctttatttgtctgtaccgattcactgccaagaactccacgaatagaaccatgacatacagaagagctctaatgacccctgctaaattctctctaaccatgcatgcgtgggccataagcattaacttcaccaaatagtacatgcatgcatgcattaccAGCCAAGCAAAcgcccacgtgaagcatccattctttaatcatcgttagcctttttcgcatgattaaattccggccatttcacaaatgacacatgctaactctgatttcaataattctttttcctaaattcatctaaaatcatgatctacctcccatattaatttcatgatttttggagctcatttgaatttatatgattatttatctgtgcctgttgtctgtgtcgttcgtcgcgtattttagctgacggagtgaacgagccagagaacgagaacgttggagacgagtaccgcgagtttgacgccgaggacccggactgtcagcaggagtttgccgaggacgccgacggaggcaagtccaaccgattccctttgatgcatattgatcctatttttaaacacaacccgtagaagccgttttaaatattgcatgtacaatatatgtacgaagtattttcgctgcttagttaaaacctgttgaatagccatccttgaattgatattacctggtaattgtcttgttcgaacctaggaacaaataatatgctatgacagaaatattattatttagtatgcttaggacttgttactcatcctggatactcatcgctatattttctcaaatataataattttaaaagtaaaaggtgtgagtggtgaaaataaattatgggtattgtgaaagggttaatgaacaagttatagatgtgtttactatggagatggggcggatgggatctcttttggggatgccctggtgttgtggcttataccttgcggggttaagcgtgaagatatccgccttgtctcgattaaggactgagttgatgattcatcttgcctaactcatttatcgtacaaccactcgtctTGCATGGGAaatgcttagtctaaatccctctagttagtatggcaatcacctggaggcaggtgtgcaacgggacactaagtgatgtatgtgaaattgtggaaatatatgaaaagagctttgtgaattattgtggtatcatgagatgtggccttagtgttcccgtggtgagcgccattacttagctatggagggtaatgactttgatggatctgtgcttgcacgacggtgtaagttatggtatcctacttgtgggaaaaatgTACAacttctgcagagtgtaaatctatctggatagccgtgtccgcggtctcggacgggttatggtttggtttcaacaactagatgggttgggatgagtgaaagcatgtgagagagtgtaattttggaaataaatggttgactgccattgtgttgtgggaacaagggttcaacaacacttaaaattgtgatcaaacccctattttcagaaatactatcatatgtggaaaaagagttcttttacaacagtatttgtgaaatgaaaccttgcatgtgtaaaaagatagctttatgcaaataaaactaagcctcatccttgatttatccatatgcatatatactgttatccccttccctagggtaaggttggatttgctgagtactttgtactcacccttgctttattaaacagagaaagatccggacttcgatcccgaagtggcgttcgagtaaggtcgtgtctgcacccaactaagtctgtggcattgggactcgtcagatgttcgatggcgatatcgtttgtttctgggtcatttggacctatgttgtattttggtgtcttattattatagcgtgccttccttgtccacgctttccaagactactgcgctgaaactcatctgatgtaataaatgtgttactagcctcctgggactagtattgtatcacatttgagttcctggtttaccaggggcgttTCAGTATATgcctcaagattcgatgtgatgaagaatcttgaaaagtttttgaattttgagataaactaaacaagttttaagtcttaggCCTGTTTGACAAACTGCAATGCCAATAGAACTAGTGAAACcatggccttatttagttgcaAAAATAATTGCAAAATAGAtagtatagcattttcgtttgtatttaacaaatattgttcgaTCATGAGCTAAGtatgttcaaaagattcgtcttctaaattacagataaattgttcaATTAGTTTAACTAGCAATATCTGGCAGAAAACTTTAACTAGCAATATCTGGTAGAAAACTTTAACTAGCAATATCTGATAAATATAGTCCTTTAGTCATTACTCATTACTGCATGGCGTTAGGACAAGCAAGCTAGTGCAAGTGTGCAACTTGTCCTACTGGCTACTAGACGGGGCATTTCCTTAAAGGAAACAATTCAAATATTGTAAAGGTAATTCTATGGTAAATGTAGTAATACCTATCTATAGGAAAATTAAAAATCGTCTTATAAAATACTTTAATTTTTATAACGAACTTATATTCTGGAACGAAAGAAGTTACCAATATGTTTTCACAAAAACCATTCAACTCTTTCCCTGGTGGACAACTGCATCTCCATATGTACTCCTATGTTTTTCTAGTTGCTCAGACAGTGCCTTAAGATTTGTACAAGGGGTGGTAATATGAAACGGAAGTTTACTGTATACAAACACAGGTCAGTCGCTCAATGGAACCGAATGTTTACATCTGGTCAGAAGTCAGATAGTAGCGTTTGCCGACTTGACAAATACTACCTTTTAATTTCAACCTCATGGTCATCACCCACCCTTCCCCAACTACCCAGTAGTACACATGCGGATTGGCACAGGAAGTCTAGGGCTTAAACTggggatgaaaatggtacggatatttttcgactgtattcgagaccgaatttgtTTAAAGAAGTTCAGATCTGTCAGTattcgagtccgaatattcaacatccgattccgtatccgtatccgaatactttaaattatatatttatgatgtcgacatccaatcctatcttatccgacatggttaacattatccgtattcgaattcgAATTCGACCAGAAATATCCGTATCCAATCCATTTTCATCCCTCGTGACAGACGATAGACTCTTTTTGCCTAACTATTGGGAATACACGCTCTACTTGGTTGGCTTCTACTTCTTGCCTAACCAAAATTATGATAACCCAAAACTTTTATTCATCCATTGGTAGATTGGCGAAAAATCCACGCACCAATGTTTATGACCAAAGTTTTGCTCAACCGTATTTTTGGTGTTTGTACATCCTAGCTTGATGGTTATGCTTGTTCTGACGTGCAACTATTCTGTGCTTCTATAGAATTTTgcactaaggctttgtttagataaaaaaaactttttggattttgacactgtagcactttcgtttgtattttggtaattattgtccaactatggattaactagacttaaaagattcgtctcgcaaattacagataaattgtataattagttattttttaatttatatttaatgccctATGTATGTTCCTcaggattcgatgtgatggagaattttgaaaattttttgaattttggggtaaactaaacaagttttaagtcttaggCCTGACAAACTGCAATGCCAATAGAACTAGTGAAACcatggccttatttagttgcaaaaaaaattgcaaaatagacagtgtagcattttcgtttgtatttaacaaatattgttcgatcatgagctaactaggttcaaaagtttcgtctcgtaaattacagataaactgctcaattagttatttttaattaatctatatttaatacttcataccataagatttgatgtgacgagaatctgaaaatttttgtagaatttttttgaactaaacaaggcccatgacCCACCATATTATGTACTGTATGTTACAACTCCTGAATGCGCGCATATGCAGGTGGAATCATCACTTCACCTCAATGATACTACTACTAATACAGTACAGTAGCATTATAGTTGCTGCAGTGCTCCATCTCAATCAGGTGGATTCCTCCGAGGATTGGATTGCATTGGCATCATTTAATCAGGGGGGCAGTTAATTTAATGGTGAGACATCAAGCCCGGAGAAGCGACACGTAACGGCTGTGAACTGGCAACACGTAGCCATCCCTTTCCCTGCCGATGGAGGAGTCGGATCAGAGCAGCGGGCCTCCGCTCCGCCGagcattttggattttggaccACCCGGCCGCCCATCGGCGTCGGTCCATTGGCCGTGTGCGAGTTATGCGGGCGGCCCACGAGTCCTCGTGGGGGGGATGGGGGCCCAGCCAGCCAGCCCCCGGTGAGCCCTCGTCGCCAAGCGCGGCCGTCGCCGTCCCGCTTGGTCCGGTCGCGCCTTCGGATCggacgccgccgtcgccgtcgcgcgTGGGGGCGTGGCCCAGGCGACGGATCCCGATCGGCTAATCGGCCTCCGCCGCAGCTTCTCTGcttcgcccgcccgcccgccgttGTGAAAATGAAACCGCGTCGCGTCGGACTTCAATCTCCCATTTCCAGCAGGCCGGAGTTCGTTCGTGTCCACAAGCATTCCTCAGTCTCCACAAACAAATCTGACACGGATCCTACTCCACTGTGCTGTGACGCGCTGTGCGATGCTCGAAAACTCCCGGCACGGAACATCCGATCCTTCCGAAGCAGAAAAACAAACACAAAGAGCGAGGCACGAGTTTGAGaggacgatgatgatgatgatgatgatggcgaaAACAAACGAGAGTTTGAGAGGAGCTGAGAAACAAGAATTGGTAACGAGTACTCCATTGGACAGCGGTGTATCGCACGAGGAACAGAACAGTGAAACAGGAGGAGGTGGTCCTCCCTGGGAGGGGAGGGGCGTCACGTACCCATCATCCTCCGTGCCGGTGCGCCGGTGCCTGGTCCATCCGGTTTGTTGCCGAGTCCCAAATTtttggcctctgcctctgcgtcTAGTTGAGTTGATGTATGATGTATCTCCCCTCTCCCCACCACCGCCGATATCCAGGCAAAGCATAGCTATAGCTGGTTTTGTTCGCGGCCGGCCCTCGCGTTGCCATCGCGCATTCAAAGCGAGATCTCCGAGCCAATCTTCGGCAACTGACCTAACGGTGGTGGTAGGACAGCAGGCTCCGGCTCCAGGTCCTTCTTTTGGTGGTCACCCTCCCTCCTTTAGCAGCCGGAGGACCAGGTGACCTAATCAATGCGCCGCAATTACAACCATCGTTACCATGTTTAGTGCACAGGTGGAGGCTTAAAGAGCGTGAAATCTAAAACATGCGTCCACATCCTGACGCGATAAACTTAACACAGGCAACAAACGAGAGTGTGACTAGATGGCAGAGTAGTTGAGAGAGCAAAGCACAAGACTGGCATAGGCCAAGTTGAAATcctttatttttgttttcacgATTCACGGACAGTCAAGGGATCCACGGTACCGCACGCACTTTTTGTATATTTCCCCCCTTTTGCGTTCATTCAAAAGATATAAAGCAGTTGAAACATGGGTCACAAAGGGTAACATCTCTAGAACTCCAGCATTCGGCCTCTGAAGATGGCCTCGGCTTTCCTGACTTCCTTCACTGGTCCAATGATGAACACCTACATTTAGTACACAGATTAAAAACAGGATCAGTAAAAAAACTGCAATATGTCATTCAGATCAGTTGCCGCACAACGATTCATCCTTATATTAACTAAAGACAACGGACGACTATTCAATATATCTATGTAGTTAGGAAGAACCTCCTAGTGTGATCTCATAATCTTACAATAAAACTAACAACAATTGGTTTCAAACAGTTGACAGCTGGAAATGATTCAGCGCAATGATCGAGACATTTGAGAGGCTTGTATCACGTGCAAACAAGAGAGAACCTTCATCTGaacccccaaataaactctccaTATCAGCCTACTGTGGTATAATGCACCCTCATCCAAAAGATATACTCAGTATATATACATCTGTCCAACAGTGATCACAGATACACCTCAATACCTAACACGCCATCAACATTTCTATGGCATGTGGGTTCAGGACTACTTGCCATAGACAAAGACATAGGCAATGGACACATCCAGTACCAAGGATACATCAAGTGGCATATGAGAAACTATTACTAAGAGAAAAGTCTGCCACGAATAGGCAGACTGACAGTGaaaacaaagtttgaagggaACTAAAACCCTATTCTCCATCGGGCAAAacaaaagggggggggggggggggggggaaagaAATATTTGTGCAGGGCCCACCAATTCATTATTCAAACAAGGCTCGATCAACAATTTAGCAAAGCCCATCATGACTGTCCAGTATGAATAGATTATTTCTGACAAACAAGGCTGTGGGAAACATACCCTGTCTGGAGGCCCCTTAGCACCACCAATATGGATTTCAACACTGCCCACGAGAACCAAAAAAACAGAGAGGATTAATGAAGTTTAACAGCACAGAGGATGGGATGTTTACGAAATCAGACTCAAGATGTTTACTTGCAAGATTCTTTCACAGCCATTATCGTTGACCCCTTTCTGCCAATAACACGTCCCATTTTCCCAGGAGGCACATCTAAGACTGATAGGATATCAACTTCAGGAACATAAACATCAGCTTCAATGTCATCTATCACAAACATGAAACGTCAATCAGCACAAAATGTCAACATACTGATGAAATCGAAACTCTTTGGTCAAAGAACTAACAGATGCAATGTACCATGCCATGATTGTGAGGATCATATCTAGGACCAAACTAGGCTGTCAAAAGTTACAAGATTTATAAAACTCTGGGCCTACAATGTCAACTATGGCTGTTCAAAACCAGTTTTGCCAACCCATGAAAATGTGATTTGATCCAGCAGCCTGCTGCCTTTGCTGCAGCTATTTGCTGTCAGTGTCATGTATATTACTAAACACAAGAAGCAGTAAACCCATATTACAATAACAGCCATACATTTCacacccctcttaatgaaaaacgcTCAGGTCTGTATGTtcgtgaaaaaaaaaaaccatacATTTCACATTTTCTGAAAGACTCGAAACAAAAGGTAAAATGGATTTAGTATGTGGCGAGCTCCTTAATTTCAAACAGAAGGGTAGAAAATCTTATATGTACTCACCAGGGACAGGAGGAAGAGGTGACCAATCTGCAAACTGGTTGTCGTTTAAGCAAAAGCACCTACAGTACAGCTCACTGCGAACTGCCAGACGCCACAAAGATACTTTGCTTAACTTTTCCATCATTTTCTCATAGATATTGAGAAGGAAGCGGACATCATCTGTGGCAGCTCGAACCATCATATCAGACAAGGGCCTAATTGTCCAAAAGTTAGGGTCCTGAAATCCATCAATTAATATTATTTGTCAGCTTTCCTCAGGAAGATATGCTATGAAAACAACAGAACAGCTAACGGCAAGACGTTATCATAGAAACTAAACACAACATTTCATATCCGCAAGGATGTTCTAAATAGCAGGTTGCTGACCTGCCTTAGAAGGGTACGGACTTCTTCCTTTTCAGGATATGGTATGCCTACATAAAGCAGTACCACAGTATCACACCACATGGACAatcaaacaaaagaaaacataaaATAATGAGGAATGCAATGCACCACATAATACACCAAAATGAGAATACACAGTGCATAGGGAGCAGGATTAACAGACATGATGTTTGACAGTAACAGCACGTGTTTTGTTAAAAATATGAATGATGGAACCAATATCATAGGCATCTAGCTGGGCTGCATGCACCTGTGCAATTAGGTAGTAAAGAATTTTGGCTCAACAAAGATATCAGCACTATCACTTTGCTGAAACAAACAGATCAAGATCAACCATAGGTTACTCACAGGCTGATAAGTGATAATACATGGTTAAGTCTCCACACCATGCAGAGTGATTATTGTGACGGACTTGGAAACTTGCCGCGACCATGAGATACTACTTGCTACTTCCTCCGTTCCAAAATATAGGTCATTTTAGTTTTGTCCTTAgtaaaacttttctaagtttgaccaaattcatagaaaaatacaCCAAAATCTACAACATCAAATTAGTTTAGTTATATCCTCTATTTTAAAGGTGTCGCCTAGGCATCCAGGTGTACCAAGCTCACCTTGGAGGTCTAGCTACGCCTTGTCACCTAGGCAATAAGGCATACCCAGCTCACCTTGCTGCATTTGAAACCATGATTATATCCACCATGAAATATGTCTTGATAGTGCAATTTTTTGTATCGTAGATGCTAATATATTTTTctacaaacttggtcaaattcagagaagtttgacttaggagttAGGACAACGAAAATGATGAATATTTTTCgaacagagggagtagttaAAACCAAAGAGCTCATAACCAAAAGATCACTATTGCACTACCACCTGCTGCAACTTAGCATATTCTACATCTACCATATTATGTTGCCCATTGCTGCTACTCTGCTGCTACTAGATCTAGATCCAGAACAGAGCAGAGAAAAAGAGGATAGAGGGGAAGGGAGAAGGCTTAGTGAAGTAGGACGCGATGGAAGGATAATGAAGACTAATAAGTTGACAATAGTTGACGATGATGGCTGCCAGCAGCAAGGCCAGGACAACAGTGAAGAGGGATGGTGGCAATGGTTGCAACACACAAGAATTCACAAAAGTTGATGATAGGAACTTGCAGCAATGGAGGACAAGTGGTTCCTACAGGGGCCAATGGGCTAGTTTTCTGGCTTTCACTTTGTATGTGTTGGTCTAGGACTATGGGATTCACCATAGCTGCACCGTTATTAGGTTCTACCAGTCCTAGATAGCTTGCTGTAATGATGTGGGACTAACTGAGCTGTTGGAATTGTGTGTAAAGCCACAGTCACACAGCTTCGCCTCGCACTCAAAATGGTATTCGACCTTCTGTCAAAGGTCCCTGTAGGGCTACGTCGGCACATTGGTATTTGGTATCCCCAAACACAAGATTTAATACAGCTTACGTAGGATTGAAAGCACATGATGCCTGAATTCTGCTATTATATTTGAAATTTGATTAAAAAAATACAACAATCAAATAAAAACACCATCTTGGTTTGTTATATCTGCACACAAAAATAGAAAGCATCCTAATCATATTTAT from Sorghum bicolor cultivar BTx623 chromosome 3, Sorghum_bicolor_NCBIv3, whole genome shotgun sequence encodes the following:
- the LOC8078192 gene encoding uncharacterized protein LOC8078192, with product MASHHSEPLDSAAAADAPSDNNPELPCPPYHIVTKPGQLPVEFLEPSAAQKLVIGFDCEGVDLCRNGALCIMQLAFPDAVYLVDAIEGGKELIQACKPALESDHITKVIHDCKRDSEALYFQFGIKLHNVMDTQIAYSLIQEQEQEGKKKTSDDYNYISFVSLLADKRFCGIPYPEKEEVRTLLRQDPNFWTIRPLSDMMVRAATDDVRFLLNIYEKMMEKLSKVSLWRLAVRSELYCRCFCLNDNQFADWSPLPPVPDDIEADVYVPEVDILSVLDVPPGKMGRVIGRKGSTIMAVKESCNVEIHIGGAKGPPDRVFIIGPVKEVRKAEAIFRGRMLEF